AATTTTCTCGGATTGACTGTCGGAGTGGTTGTGCATGGGCTCAGTGATGAAGAGCGTCAGGAAGCTTACGGCTGCGACATCACCTACGGTACCAACAACGAATTCGGTTTCGACTACCTGCGCGACAACATGAAGTTCTACAAAGAACAGCTGGTTCAGGGTGAACTGAATTTTTGTATCGTGGATGAGGTTGACTCCATCCTCATTGATGAAGCGCGTACCCCGCTGATTATTTCCGGTGCATCCGACGATGCCACCTCCATGTACGGCCGGGTCAACTCCATTATTCCCCTGCTTAAAAGGGATAAGGATTTTGAAGTTGATGAAAAGGGCCGTTCCATCACCATGACCGATGACGGGGTCATGAAATGCGAACAGATTCTGGGTATCGACAACCTCTACGACTCCCAGCATATTTCTTTTCAGCACCACATCATGCAGGGCATCAAAGCCCACCACCTTTTTGGGCGTGATGTTGATTACATCGTTAAAGACGGTCAGGTGGTTATTGTTGATGAATTCACAGGCCGCCTCATGCCCGGCCGCCGCTTCTCCGACGGTCTGCATCAGGCTCTTGAAGCGAAAGAAGGCGTTAAGGTCGAGTCCGAGAACCAGACCCTTGCTTCCATCACCTTCCAGAATTACTTCCGCATGTACAATAAACTGGCCGGTATGACCGGTACCGCGGATACCGAAAGTGTTGAATTCGCACAGATTTACGATCTGGAAGTAATCGTCATCCCCACCAACACCGCAATGATCCGTAAAGACCACCCTGACTCCATCTACAAGACTCAGCGTGAGAAATACAACGCCATTGCCGATGATATTGCCGCCAAGTACAAGAAAGGTCAGCCTGTGCTGGTCGGTACTGTCTCCATTGAGAAGTCGGAACTGGTTTCCAGCCTGCTCAAGAAGCGCAAGATTCCCCACAACGTGCTCAACGCAAAGCACCACCAGCAGGAAGCGGAGATCGTTGCCGAGGCCGGACACAAGGGCCACGTAACCATCGCCACCAACATGGCCGGACGTGGTACTGACATCAAGCTAGGTGAAGGTGTTCTGGATGCTGGCGGTCTGCATATCATCGGTACCGAGCGTCACGAATCACGCCGTATCGACAACCAGCTGCGTGGTCGTTCCGGCCGTCAGGGTGACCCCGGTTCCACCCGTTTTTACCTTGCCCTTGATGATGATCTCATGCGTTTGTTCGGTTCCGACCGTATCGCCGGGATCATGGACAAGCTGGGCATGGAAGAAGGTGAGCCTATTGAGAACGGCATGGTCACCAAGGCCATTGAGAATTCCCAGAAGAAGGTCGAAGGCCACAACTTTGAAATCCGTAAACAACTCCTCGATTATGACAACGTCATGAACCAGCAGCGTGAAGTAATTTACACCCTGCGCCGCGATGTCATGAACTCCGAAGATATGTCCGAGATGACCGCCGAGTTTGTGGAAGAACTTTTTGAAGATGCATTCTACCCTGTTGAAGAAGCCAAGGGTAAACCCCTTGACGAAGAGACCGAGGAAATGGTCCGTGTCCGTCTTGATGAACTCTGCGGTCTGAGCCGTAATGAGGAATTCAAGGAAGCATTGCCCACCCGTGAACAGGCCGAAGAATGGGTTCAGGAAATCCTCGGTGTACTGGCGGAAAGCGCGGGCGACCACTACCACGAGATTCAGCGTTACTTCCTGCTGGAAGCCCTTGACCGCAACTGGAAAGAGCATCTGCTGAACATGGATCACCTGCGTGAAGGTATCGGTCTGCGCGGCTACGGTCAGAAGGATCCCAAGCACGAGTACAAGCGTGAAGGTTTTGAGCTCTTCCGCGAAATGCTGGATCGCATCAAGGAAAACACCGTGCGCGCGCTCTGCCACCTGCGCATTGAAACCGAGGTTCGCGAAGATGAATTCCAGCACAAGGAAAGCAAATCCGATCTCGAATATTCCGATTCAGAGGAAACCGAGACCAAGAAAAAACCCAAACGACGCAGTGAACCCAAGGTAGGCCGCAATGATCCCTGCCCCTGCGGAAGCGGCAAGAAGTACAAGAAGTGCTGCGGTAAATAATCCCGGCAGACACAAGCGATAATTTAAGCCTCCCGTGAAATGTTCACGGGAGGCTTTTTGTTTAAACTAGCAAGTAATTTTCATACGGAGCGGCGAAGACCCGATAAGAGTTTTTGAAGAGTCCAAAGAAACTTTTTTTTCAAAAAGTTTCTTTGGCCGCCGGAGGCATTCCTAAAACTTTTTAAAATCCCCATCAGAGAAATTACTGCCCATGTCCAATGCCAGACCTGCCGAACCTTCGCTTTCAGCCTGCGGTGCGGTCTGTTTCTGTCCGGGAGCTGCGTGAGCGGCAGGCAGGGCGTGGGGAACGTGTGCATTGCCGTTGTTGTTAACCCTGAAGAAGCCCATGGTCTGCTGCAGTTCTTCTGCCTGACTGGAGAGTTCTTCGGAAGTGGAAGCCATTTCCTCAGAAGCGGAGGCATTCTGCTGGGTGACCTGATCAAGTTGCTGCACGGCTTTGTTGATCTGTTCTGCTCCGCTGAGCTGCTCGCTGCTTCCTGCGGTTATTTCCTGCACCAGTTCAGCGGTGCGTTTGATATCCGGCACCAGCTGGACCAGCATCTCCCCTGCTTTTTCGGCCATATCCACTGTTCCGGTGGACAGGTCCCCGATTTCACGGGCCGCTTCACCACTGCGTTCGGCAAGCTTGCGTACCTCTGCGGCTACAACGGCAAAGCCTTTGCCGTGTTCTCCTGCCCGGGCTGCTTCGATGGCGGCATTCAGGGCCAGGAGGTTGGTCTGGCGGGCGATTTCTTCAATGATGGAAATTTTTTCCGCAATATTTTTCATGGCGTCCACAGCCTGAGTTACCGCATCACCGCTTTCTTCGGCCTGCTGTGCGGACTGCACGGCAATGGATTCAGTCTGCTGGGCGTTTTCTGCATTCTGGCGGATGTTAGCAGTCATTTGTTCCATAGAGGAGGATACTTCTTCCACATTGGCAGCCTGCTCTGTGGAGGCTTGTGAAAGTGATTCGGCGGTGGCGGAAAGTTCTTCGCTACCCGAGGCCACGTTTTCAGTGGCACTGCCCACTTCGGCTACTACCACGGAAAGACGGTTAACCATGTTGTTCAAGGCGGCGGCAAGGATTCCTACCTCATCTTTCTGATCGATATCCAGTGTGCGGGTAAAGTCTCCCTGAGCCATGCGCTGTGCAAAACGGACGCCCATCTGAATGGGGCCGGTGATGGCTTTGGTCAGGATAAATGCGGTCAGCAGGCCGAGTATGAGGGCGATGAGTGCACCGCTGAAAAGCAGCGTGCTGGAAGTTTCAATCTGGACCAGCATTTTGGCTTTCTGGTCGGCACGTGCGGCACGGCACTGTGCGTCCGCACCCCTTGCCGCTTCAACCATGATCTTTTCAGCTTCAACCTGTTGGGCCATGAGTCCGGTATAGTTATGGAAATTAGTGTAGTATCCGGAAATGGATTTAAGCACTCCTTCTACCTGCGCGATATTGGCCGGGTTGATAAACCTTCGTTTGAGGTCCTGAATGAGTTTTTCAATCTGAACAATGTCATCCCTGACCATTTCCAGATATTTGGGGTCGGATGAGATTATGTATTCTTTTTCATTTTTGCGGGCGGTGATGAACCATTTGATGGCTCGGTTGGCATCGTCTGCCTTGGTCAGCTTGTCTTCGATGTCCTGCTGCCCTTTATTGTAAAGAGTGCTGATAGTTCCAAATTCAGACCTGCGGATTCCGGCTACTATTTTTTGGCGGGTGTTACTGAGGATGGAGTCCAGTTGTTCTTTCTGGTCTGAACGCACCTTTTCCAGTCCGGAAAGGGCGGTACGGGCCTCTGCCCGCATCAGCTCCATGGTTTCATCTCGTTTTTTGACCAGCTCCACATAACCGGTAAAAGCATTGTTGTATTTATCCACGGCCGCGTTCAGTTCGGTCATCTGGTCATGATTGATTTTCTGGGAGAACTTTGTGTTTGTGGTTTTTACCTGCGACTTCAAGGTGCTGATCAACTCGGCGTGTTTTTTCAGGTAATCTTCTTCTGCCCGGAGCATGTAATTTTTTTCACTCATCCGGGTTTCAAGGATTATACGGACCATGCGGTTGACATCATCAGCCTTATCAACCCTGTCTTCAATTCCACTCATACCGTCATAGCCAACATAGGCCATGGCAGCACTGAGAAAGATCATGAGTGCGAAACTCAATCCCAATTTCATTGCCAGCTTCATGTTTTTAAACATCAGAATCTCCTGGGTGTATGTGTTGTTATTACGTTATATATAAGTGTGCTGTTGTATTATATAACATATCCGGCTGATAGACTGGAAGGAAAATCCAAAGAAAATATTATTTTAAGAAAGAAATAATTTTAGTTATGTATTTTTTTAAAAAGTGGTCATTTTTCTATTGATCGAATAATCAATGAGCGTTAGAGAGCTCCATCAAATTCAAACAAAAGGTGATCTCACCATTTAATATTAAAAATTTTAACAGTGAGTGCAAAATCATGCTCGCAACTTTCTTCCAAACCTATCTGAAACTTTTCTTTGTCCTGACCCCGTTTTTCGCCATCTCAGCCTTCCTGTCCCTGACACAGGAAATGACCCCAAGTGAGCGGAAGAAAACAGCTGTGAAGGTTACTGTGGCCGTTATTATCAGCTCTGTGGTTCTTTACCTCTATGGCCGTTACATCTTCGAGCTGTTCGGGATTACTCTTGATGCTTTCCGTATCGGTGCTGGGGCGGTGCTTTTTCTTTCAGCCCTGAATATGGTTAACGGCGGGGGCAAGAAGTTCGACGCCGGTAATGAGGATGACGATATTGCTGTGGTTCCCCTTGCCATACCCATTGTGGTCGGTCCCGGAACCATCGGTGCTCTGCTGGTCATGGGTTCATCCGTGCAGGGGTATAAAGATATGGCTTTGGCCTGCGGTGCTCTTGTTGCTGCTGTATTAACAGTAGGAATTCTGTTATTTGTATCCTCAAGCCTCAAACGGCTGCTGGGAAGACGCGGTTTGAACATCATGAGCCGCTTGACCGGGCTGTTTGTCGCGTCCATCGCTGCCCAGATATTCTTTACCGGGGTGCGTAATTTCATGCTCAACTAGTTGTTTCTGAAAGGAGGATATGCAGATGGCTGGAGCTAAAAAACTGACTGAAAAATTTCTGGTTGCATTGTTCAAGAGAGGCAAGGCTGAGTATCTGCCTCTGTCGTATTTGGAGATGGAAGGCGGCAAAGTCCTTGCGCCCGGCGAAATCGGTAAGATCAAAACAATGCTTGCCGATATGGCGGGAAAAGGGATTTTTGAAGAAAAGAACGGTGAGTATAAGTTGCTTAGTGATCCGTTTGCGTAAAAACAATTTTTTATTTCAAAAAAAGAGGGGGAGATGTGTACACATCTCCCCCTCTTTTTTTGAAATTACGTTTTAATCCACAGGCACGAAAGAGCATTCCATGTTTTGTTCGTTGTCTACTTCTACAAATGCTACGCAGGGCGGGCGTTCGTCGCGGGGCGAGGTCAGGCTGCCGGGATTGAGCATCTGCACTCCGTTGACGATAGACCAGTCCTGAATATGGGTATGTCCGTAGCAGACGAGATCAAAGTCAGGTCCGAAGGAATCGGCTACATTGCGGGATACTTGTGAACGCGCTCCCCAGCCGTGGGCGATGCCTATGCGCAGGCCGTGGAAATTAACGGATTCCAGCGGCTGTATATGATCGGAAAGAACCCATTCATCGCAATTGCCCAGTGCGGCGTGGAAGTTGGGATGCTGGCAGAAGAACTGCCACATGGAAAAGGTGACCATGTCCCCGCAATGCAGGAGCAGGTCCGCATCTGCAAGGTACTTATTAAAAACCTCCGTGAGCCTTTGATCAGGCTCACGGAGGTGTGTGTCAGAGATAACTGCGATTTTCACGGCAATTATTTTTCGGGAACCGCATCCGGGTTGGTGGTCATCTGCGGTTTGGGTTTGTTGGGGTCAATCTTAGCATCCTGAACCTGCTTGGCGCGGTAGCTCAGGTAAGCATCCCTGAGGGCAAGGTAAGGATCAATGGAGCCTTCCTTGAGGGATTCGTATTCCCCGATGTGGAATGAAAGTTTGTTGATCTGGTTGTACGCGCCTGCGGAGGCGGAGTAGTACCAGGGAATGCCGAACCACCAGAAGGGGTTGAGCGCGAAGGTATCGATCCCTACACCCACAGCGTCACGTACGGTGGAGGGGCCGAGGAAGGGCAGCACGAAGTACGGGCCGTTGGGAATGCCCCAGACTCCGAAAGTCTGGCCCATGTCTTCTGCTCCCATGTACAGAGGCATGGTGGATTGTGCTTCACCGGCGACGTTACCGAGTCCGCCCATTCCGAAAATGGAGTTGGCGATGAATTTGGATGTCTCGGCACCGGCAGTATAGAATTTACCCTGCAGAACACAGCTGGTGAAACGCACAGGGTAGAGGATATTCTGGAAAAAGTTGTTGGTCCATGTTCTGGGTCTTAAGGGCACCACGTACATGTAACCCTTGGTGATGGGCTTCATGATGTTGAAGTACAGGTAATCGTTGAACTTGAACATGGCCCGGTTATAGCCCTGCCACGGATCAGAAGCGGAAGCCGCCTCGTGATGCTCGGAGTCGCCCCACATATCTTCGCTGAATTCATCGTCAGCGTATTCTTCAGGATTGTTTTTGACTTCGCCGATTACACCTGATGCCACTTGTGCGACCATCACCGGCTCAGTGCTTTCCGCTGACCGGACCTTGGAAGGAAAGGTCAGCAGGATAACTGCGAACACCAGAAAGGCAAGGATGGTTGTGGAGTAGTTCCGGGTCATGGTTGTTTTCCGTTATTTCTTGCCGTTTTCAGCTGCGGCTTTGGGGTTGAATTTCAACTCTTCGCACTTCTTTTCAAGACGGTCAAAGAGATCTTTTTTGCTGGCGGCAAAAGTTTTATCGTTGGTGGTGTCAAGAATTCCGGAAAACTGGGTCCGGTAGTTTTTGACCAGGCTGACGCCTTCAATCTTTACATCATAAACATCCCATTCACCGTCTTTAAGTTTCATACGGTAGAAAACAGGAATATCCTGCTTGCCGGTCAGCAAGCGGGTATCTACTTGGGCGTATTTTCCCTTAATTATTGTCTCTTTGTCAAATGCGACTTTTTCACCGGAATAATCTTCGATTCTTGCGAGGTAGGTCTGCTCCAGCAGATCAGTGAAAAGGCCCACGAATCTTTCCTGTTCTTCGGGGGTGAACTGCAGCCACGGGCGGCCAACAGAGCGTTTGGAAAGCTCTTCAAAATTGAAGAAATCCTTTATGGTTTCGCGGATTTTGAGAATTTGATTTTCCCGCATCTCAGGGTTCCCCTTGTACTGGGGATCGTTGAGAATTTCGATTACTCCCTGAATCCCGGACCGCAGGCGGACCATGGGGGAGTTGTCAGCTGCCGCGAAACAGGTTCCGGCAAAGCTGGAAAGGAGCAGGGCGATGATAATTATGGATAATGTTCTTTTCATTTTTGAGAACCGATTATTTATTTGAGGTTGTTTTTTAGACATTGCCAAAAACATACTTACTGATCAAGTCTTCAATATCAATTGCTGACTCAGTTTCAATTATAACTCCACCCGGTTCGATGGGATCACCCACTCCTCCGGGGGTTATCTTGATATATTTGTCGCCGATCAGTCCGCTGGTCTTAACCGAGGCAATGGCGTCGTCAGTAAGTTCTATGCGGTTTTCAATGCTCAGGGTCAGCACTGCTTTCTGCTTTTCCAGGTCAAGTTCGATTTTATTCACCCGCCCGATGGGTACACCCATCATTTCCACCGGGGAATTGACCCGCAGCCCGGTGATGTCGTTGAAGCTGGCCTGCACATGGTAATGGTCATCGGCAAACACATGGACGTCACCAAGTTTTACACTCATATATATAATACAGAGTAAACCGAGAAAGACGAAGATGCCGACCGCTGTTTCTTTAGGATATTTTTTCATGCCGAAGTCCATATGCATTTAATTGCTGTTCAAATCGCCAATGTATTTGGCGCAATCCATTTTCATTACTGCAGGATCAAGGGGGGCCATGGTCAGACGGGGGGCTTCCCGTTTTTCGCCTTCACGATCCAGAAACTGTCTTAAATAGGGATCTTCCGTAGCTACAAGCTCTTCTTTGTGTCCCTTGAAAAGTGTTTTTCCTTCACCGAGCACTACAACGTAGTCGGCAATGGTTTCCATGCTGGCCAGATCATGGCTGACAACGACGATGGTCATGTCGAATCGTTCTTTGAGTTCCAGCAGCAGCCCGTCCAGCTCAGCCGAGTTGATGGGATCAAGTCCGGATGTCGGCTCGTCGCAGAAGAGGATGTCCGGGTCCATGACCATGGCCCGGGCCAGTCCGGCTCTTTTGCGCATGCCGCCTGAAAGTTCGTTGGGATAATAATCCATGAATTCTTCAAGACCCACGAGACTGAGCTTTGCTTTGACCACCTCGTAGATTTCAGGCTGCTTAAGTCTGGTGTGCTCACGCAAAGGCAGGGCCACGTTGTCGAACAGGTTCAGGGCACCGAGCAGTGCGCCGTCCTGAAAGAGAACACCGATGCGCTGCTTGAGGCAGCGGAATGCCTTGCGTTTGAGTTCGTAAATATTGTGCCTGCCAAGATAAACAGCTCCATCCATGGGAGTGTTCAGCTTGAGGATGTTCTTAAGCAGGGTTGATTTGCCGCATCCGGAACGTCCGAGAATGACCGAAATTCCCCCGCCGGGAAGGGTGGCGTTGATATTTGATACCACCGGCGTGTCGTCATAGCCGATGGTCAGGTTCTCGATTTTAATATCAGGTGCTGTGCTGCTCATCAGGTCCCTCTAGAGAAGTATGGAGGTTATGATGTAGTCGGCCACGAGGACCAGCACACAGGACATGACTACAGCGGTTGTTGTTGCCTGACTCACGCCTTCGGGGCCTTTGCCGTCTTTGCGGTGGTGGGTGAAATAACCCTGAAAGCAGCATACGGTACAGACCAGCACAGCAAAAACAAGGGATTTGTTGAATCCGGCGGAAATATCGTCCCAGCCCAGGGCTGTGTGCACCCGGTGCCAGTATACTCCGGAATTACCGCCCAGCAGTGAGACTCCGGTCATGTAGCCGCCTGCAATGCCGATCAGGTCGAAAAGGGCGGTCAGTATGGGAAAGGAAATAAGCGATGCCAGCAGCTTGGGGCTGACCAGATAGCTCATAGGGTTGATGTCCATGAGCTCAAGGGCGTCAATCTGTTCGGAAATACGCATGACC
This sequence is a window from Desulfovibrio sp. JC010. Protein-coding genes within it:
- the secA gene encoding preprotein translocase subunit SecA, with translation MFNLIVSKLFGSRNERFIKKLKPQIDQIAALEPEMQKLTDEQFPQKIAEYKEQVAAGTSLDDILVEVFALVREAGIRSLEMRHYDVQMVGGMVLHSGRIAEMKTGEGKTLVATLPAVLNALSGKGVHLITVNDYLAKRDAEWMGRLYNFLGLTVGVVVHGLSDEERQEAYGCDITYGTNNEFGFDYLRDNMKFYKEQLVQGELNFCIVDEVDSILIDEARTPLIISGASDDATSMYGRVNSIIPLLKRDKDFEVDEKGRSITMTDDGVMKCEQILGIDNLYDSQHISFQHHIMQGIKAHHLFGRDVDYIVKDGQVVIVDEFTGRLMPGRRFSDGLHQALEAKEGVKVESENQTLASITFQNYFRMYNKLAGMTGTADTESVEFAQIYDLEVIVIPTNTAMIRKDHPDSIYKTQREKYNAIADDIAAKYKKGQPVLVGTVSIEKSELVSSLLKKRKIPHNVLNAKHHQQEAEIVAEAGHKGHVTIATNMAGRGTDIKLGEGVLDAGGLHIIGTERHESRRIDNQLRGRSGRQGDPGSTRFYLALDDDLMRLFGSDRIAGIMDKLGMEEGEPIENGMVTKAIENSQKKVEGHNFEIRKQLLDYDNVMNQQREVIYTLRRDVMNSEDMSEMTAEFVEELFEDAFYPVEEAKGKPLDEETEEMVRVRLDELCGLSRNEEFKEALPTREQAEEWVQEILGVLAESAGDHYHEIQRYFLLEALDRNWKEHLLNMDHLREGIGLRGYGQKDPKHEYKREGFELFREMLDRIKENTVRALCHLRIETEVREDEFQHKESKSDLEYSDSEETETKKKPKRRSEPKVGRNDPCPCGSGKKYKKCCGK
- a CDS encoding ABC transporter ATP-binding protein produces the protein MSSTAPDIKIENLTIGYDDTPVVSNINATLPGGGISVILGRSGCGKSTLLKNILKLNTPMDGAVYLGRHNIYELKRKAFRCLKQRIGVLFQDGALLGALNLFDNVALPLREHTRLKQPEIYEVVKAKLSLVGLEEFMDYYPNELSGGMRKRAGLARAMVMDPDILFCDEPTSGLDPINSAELDGLLLELKERFDMTIVVVSHDLASMETIADYVVVLGEGKTLFKGHKEELVATEDPYLRQFLDREGEKREAPRLTMAPLDPAVMKMDCAKYIGDLNSN
- a CDS encoding YfcE family phosphodiesterase; protein product: MKIAVISDTHLREPDQRLTEVFNKYLADADLLLHCGDMVTFSMWQFFCQHPNFHAALGNCDEWVLSDHIQPLESVNFHGLRIGIAHGWGARSQVSRNVADSFGPDFDLVCYGHTHIQDWSIVNGVQMLNPGSLTSPRDERPPCVAFVEVDNEQNMECSFVPVD
- a CDS encoding methyl-accepting chemotaxis protein gives rise to the protein MFKNMKLAMKLGLSFALMIFLSAAMAYVGYDGMSGIEDRVDKADDVNRMVRIILETRMSEKNYMLRAEEDYLKKHAELISTLKSQVKTTNTKFSQKINHDQMTELNAAVDKYNNAFTGYVELVKKRDETMELMRAEARTALSGLEKVRSDQKEQLDSILSNTRQKIVAGIRRSEFGTISTLYNKGQQDIEDKLTKADDANRAIKWFITARKNEKEYIISSDPKYLEMVRDDIVQIEKLIQDLKRRFINPANIAQVEGVLKSISGYYTNFHNYTGLMAQQVEAEKIMVEAARGADAQCRAARADQKAKMLVQIETSSTLLFSGALIALILGLLTAFILTKAITGPIQMGVRFAQRMAQGDFTRTLDIDQKDEVGILAAALNNMVNRLSVVVAEVGSATENVASGSEELSATAESLSQASTEQAANVEEVSSSMEQMTANIRQNAENAQQTESIAVQSAQQAEESGDAVTQAVDAMKNIAEKISIIEEIARQTNLLALNAAIEAARAGEHGKGFAVVAAEVRKLAERSGEAAREIGDLSTGTVDMAEKAGEMLVQLVPDIKRTAELVQEITAGSSEQLSGAEQINKAVQQLDQVTQQNASASEEMASTSEELSSQAEELQQTMGFFRVNNNGNAHVPHALPAAHAAPGQKQTAPQAESEGSAGLALDMGSNFSDGDFKKF
- a CDS encoding ABC transporter substrate-binding protein; its protein translation is MKRTLSIIIIALLLSSFAGTCFAAADNSPMVRLRSGIQGVIEILNDPQYKGNPEMRENQILKIRETIKDFFNFEELSKRSVGRPWLQFTPEEQERFVGLFTDLLEQTYLARIEDYSGEKVAFDKETIIKGKYAQVDTRLLTGKQDIPVFYRMKLKDGEWDVYDVKIEGVSLVKNYRTQFSGILDTTNDKTFAASKKDLFDRLEKKCEELKFNPKAAAENGKK
- a CDS encoding VacJ family lipoprotein, with translation MTRNYSTTILAFLVFAVILLTFPSKVRSAESTEPVMVAQVASGVIGEVKNNPEEYADDEFSEDMWGDSEHHEAASASDPWQGYNRAMFKFNDYLYFNIMKPITKGYMYVVPLRPRTWTNNFFQNILYPVRFTSCVLQGKFYTAGAETSKFIANSIFGMGGLGNVAGEAQSTMPLYMGAEDMGQTFGVWGIPNGPYFVLPFLGPSTVRDAVGVGIDTFALNPFWWFGIPWYYSASAGAYNQINKLSFHIGEYESLKEGSIDPYLALRDAYLSYRAKQVQDAKIDPNKPKPQMTTNPDAVPEK
- a CDS encoding MarC family protein — its product is MLATFFQTYLKLFFVLTPFFAISAFLSLTQEMTPSERKKTAVKVTVAVIISSVVLYLYGRYIFELFGITLDAFRIGAGAVLFLSALNMVNGGGKKFDAGNEDDDIAVVPLAIPIVVGPGTIGALLVMGSSVQGYKDMALACGALVAAVLTVGILLFVSSSLKRLLGRRGLNIMSRLTGLFVASIAAQIFFTGVRNFMLN
- the mlaD gene encoding outer membrane lipid asymmetry maintenance protein MlaD, encoding MKKYPKETAVGIFVFLGLLCIIYMSVKLGDVHVFADDHYHVQASFNDITGLRVNSPVEMMGVPIGRVNKIELDLEKQKAVLTLSIENRIELTDDAIASVKTSGLIGDKYIKITPGGVGDPIEPGGVIIETESAIDIEDLISKYVFGNV
- a CDS encoding ABC transporter permease, which encodes MSQAESENKMLLPLNLLGKYCMHLLSEAGAMFIFLLDGIFHVFSSLGIFQKTVKELYFIGVKSLTVISLIGLFTGMVVGLQTQYALSKFGSDGFLGAAVALSLVRELGPVLTAIMLTGRAGSSMTAEIGVMRISEQIDALELMDINPMSYLVSPKLLASLISFPILTALFDLIGIAGGYMTGVSLLGGNSGVYWHRVHTALGWDDISAGFNKSLVFAVLVCTVCCFQGYFTHHRKDGKGPEGVSQATTTAVVMSCVLVLVADYIITSILL